One stretch of Macrobrachium nipponense isolate FS-2020 chromosome 16, ASM1510439v2, whole genome shotgun sequence DNA includes these proteins:
- the LOC135195541 gene encoding uncharacterized protein LOC135195541 isoform X1, which yields MASANKRTTCALATVAIIFIIVIIILCLVPDPCRRHDPRPECKAAKHLPYEGDFTDQQTTSTASPSTTVRTTSTTRKQTEPPTTSPHPPTSTSTFSPSTSSVSSTWSTEESLLEQDTYGTDSSTYSTESSHFTDEDGTTTPVSDLPETTIVVEAFDNETTTTDSFNMTTEFGGESTTEMYALDYNVTEGDSTTEMYVLDYNVTEGDSTTEMYALDYNVTEGDSKTEMYVLDYNITTTDVISTTLELNTTANVTEMPTTTEIEMSTGVSTTETAETTTETELSTTMTAGVTNATDSSTTTVESTTEAHLYPVSLQPPAAPKGVCDTEVCTEVARRMLDMMDPGDVDPCDDFYQYSCGGVLDDPFLKPEDPQVFADKIIKEALTYGPKDDEDLENLFVTYDSCLNYSNYNEDERFTSAREVFEELGYQFSPLPGSEFDVGEALLKMMKRHFTPFFDINIDIPQDEETISLKMVLPTAASAFTNERAKDICVAEYKAKEEEAKYNKLPFDVNSQYEHYVNCTKHGQGLQERMKHIQRSIDHLGLLDDKGNAISEDVKNQATGALKKMLEDLAEATPSISEIRKALVNKIYEEFSLVDIDDNLVLGHLPFKMSKFIRDLLGIQIFDHLK from the exons ATGGCGAGTGCAAACAAAAGGACCACCTGCGCCTTGGCGACGGTGGCCATCATCTTCATCATAGTGATCATCATCTTGTGCCTGGTGCCCGACCCTTGTCGCAGACACGACCCGCGCCCGGAGtgtaag GCCGCAAAACATTTGCCCTACGAAGGTGACTTTACAGACCAGCAGACAACTTCAACAGCCAGTCCCTCAACAACAGTAAGAACCACATCAACAACGAGGAAACAAACAGAACCCCCTACAACATCCCCTCACCCACCAACATCGACCTCAACATTCTCACCCTCAACTTCTTCAGTCTCATCCACTTGGTCAACAGAGGAATCACTACTGGAACAAGACACATACGGCACTGACTCCTCCACTTACAGTACAGAATCCAGTCACTTCACCGATGAAGATGGTACTACAACACCAGTATCTGACTTACCCGAGACTACAATTGTGGTTGAAGCTTTTGATAATGAAACTACTACAACAGACTCATTCAACATGACAACAGAGTTTGGAGGAGAAAGTACAACTGAAATGTATGCTTTGGACTACAATGTCACTGAAGGAGATAGTACAACTGAAATGTATGTATTGGACTACAATGTCACTGAAGGAGATAGTACAACTGAAATGTATGCTTTGGACTACAATGTCACTGAAGGAGATAGTAA AACTGAAATGTATGTATTGGACTACAATATCactacaactgatgtcatatctACCACTCTTGAACTGAATACGACGGCAAATGTGACAGAAATGCCTACTACAACTGAAATAGAAATGTCAACGGGTGTGTCTACTACAGAAACTGCTGAGACAACAACTGAAACAGAACTGTCTACTACAATGACTGCTGGGGTAACAAATGCGACAGATTCTTCTACTACAACAGTGGAATCTACAACAGAGGCCCACTTGTATCCTGTAAGCCTCCAACCTCCAGCTG cACCTAAAGGGGTGTGTGACACAGAGGTCTGCACAGAAGTGGCAAGGCGGATGCTGGACATGATGGACCCGGGAGATGTTGATCCTTGTGAC GACTTCTACCAGTATTCATGCGGAGGTGTGCTGGACGACCCATTTCTGAAACCAGAAGACCCACAGGTTTTTGCAGACAAAATCATTAAAG AGGCCCTAACCTATGGCCCAAAGGACGATGAAGATCTGGAGAATCTCTTCGTCACATATGATTCTTGTCTGAACTACAGTAACTACAATGAGGATGAACGTTTCACGAGCGCCCGGGAAGTCTTTGAGGAACTTGGGTATCAATTCAGCCCACTACCAGGATCCGAATTTGATGTTGGAGAAGCTTTGCTCAAAATGATGAAGAGGCACTT TACACCATTCTTCGACATTAATATTGACATTCCTCAAGATGAGGAGACTATCAGCTTAAAGATGGTTCTGCCAACCGCTGCGTCAGCCTTTACCAATGAGAGAGCCAAGGACATCTGTGTCGCAGAATATAAGGCAAAAGAGGAAGAGGCAAAATACAACAAATTACCTTTCGACGTTAACTCACAATATGAACATTATGTGAATTGTACG AAACATGGGCAGGGTTTGCAAGAGAGAATGAAACATATACAAAGGAGCATAGATCATCTTGGACTATTAGACGACAAAGGAAATGCAATCAGTGAAGACGTAAAGAACCAAGCCACAGGTGCCCTTAAGAAAATGCTAGAAGACCTGGCAGAG GCAACCCCATCCATCTCGGAGATAAGGAAAGCACTCGTCAACAAAATATACGAGGAATTCTCGTTGGTCGACATTGATGACAATTTAGTTCTTGGACACCTCCCA
- the LOC135195541 gene encoding uncharacterized protein LOC135195541 isoform X2 translates to MASANKRTTCALATVAIIFIIVIIILCLVPDPCRRHDPRPECKAAKHLPYEGDFTDQQTTSTASPSTTVRTTSTTRKQTEPPTTSPHPPTSTSTFSPSTSSVSSTWSTEESLLEQDTYGTDSSTYSTESSHFTDEDGTTTPVSDLPETTIVVEAFDNETTTTDSFNMTTEFGGESTTEMYALDYNVTEGDSTTEMYVLDYNVTEGDSTTEMYALDYNVTEGDSKTEMYVLDYNITTTDVISTTLELNTTANVTEMPTTTEIEMSTGVSTTETAETTTETELSTTMTAGVTNATDSSTTTVESTTEAHLYPVSLQPPAAPKGVCDTEVCTEVARRMLDMMDPGDVDPCDDFYQYSCGGVLDDPFLKPEDPQVFADKIIKEALTYGPKDDEDLENLFVTYDSCLNYSNYNEDERFTSAREVFEELGYQFSPLPGSEFDVGEALLKMMKRHFTPFFDINIDIPQDEETISLKMVLPTAASAFTNERAKDICVAEYKAKEEEAKYNKLPFDVNSQYEHYVNCTKHGQGLQERMKHIQRSIDHLGLLDDKGNAISEDVKNQATGALKKMLEDLAEATPSISEIRKALVNKIYEEFSLVDIDDNLVLGHLPPTFQSLVSSSGLQHRSNNN, encoded by the exons ATGGCGAGTGCAAACAAAAGGACCACCTGCGCCTTGGCGACGGTGGCCATCATCTTCATCATAGTGATCATCATCTTGTGCCTGGTGCCCGACCCTTGTCGCAGACACGACCCGCGCCCGGAGtgtaag GCCGCAAAACATTTGCCCTACGAAGGTGACTTTACAGACCAGCAGACAACTTCAACAGCCAGTCCCTCAACAACAGTAAGAACCACATCAACAACGAGGAAACAAACAGAACCCCCTACAACATCCCCTCACCCACCAACATCGACCTCAACATTCTCACCCTCAACTTCTTCAGTCTCATCCACTTGGTCAACAGAGGAATCACTACTGGAACAAGACACATACGGCACTGACTCCTCCACTTACAGTACAGAATCCAGTCACTTCACCGATGAAGATGGTACTACAACACCAGTATCTGACTTACCCGAGACTACAATTGTGGTTGAAGCTTTTGATAATGAAACTACTACAACAGACTCATTCAACATGACAACAGAGTTTGGAGGAGAAAGTACAACTGAAATGTATGCTTTGGACTACAATGTCACTGAAGGAGATAGTACAACTGAAATGTATGTATTGGACTACAATGTCACTGAAGGAGATAGTACAACTGAAATGTATGCTTTGGACTACAATGTCACTGAAGGAGATAGTAA AACTGAAATGTATGTATTGGACTACAATATCactacaactgatgtcatatctACCACTCTTGAACTGAATACGACGGCAAATGTGACAGAAATGCCTACTACAACTGAAATAGAAATGTCAACGGGTGTGTCTACTACAGAAACTGCTGAGACAACAACTGAAACAGAACTGTCTACTACAATGACTGCTGGGGTAACAAATGCGACAGATTCTTCTACTACAACAGTGGAATCTACAACAGAGGCCCACTTGTATCCTGTAAGCCTCCAACCTCCAGCTG cACCTAAAGGGGTGTGTGACACAGAGGTCTGCACAGAAGTGGCAAGGCGGATGCTGGACATGATGGACCCGGGAGATGTTGATCCTTGTGAC GACTTCTACCAGTATTCATGCGGAGGTGTGCTGGACGACCCATTTCTGAAACCAGAAGACCCACAGGTTTTTGCAGACAAAATCATTAAAG AGGCCCTAACCTATGGCCCAAAGGACGATGAAGATCTGGAGAATCTCTTCGTCACATATGATTCTTGTCTGAACTACAGTAACTACAATGAGGATGAACGTTTCACGAGCGCCCGGGAAGTCTTTGAGGAACTTGGGTATCAATTCAGCCCACTACCAGGATCCGAATTTGATGTTGGAGAAGCTTTGCTCAAAATGATGAAGAGGCACTT TACACCATTCTTCGACATTAATATTGACATTCCTCAAGATGAGGAGACTATCAGCTTAAAGATGGTTCTGCCAACCGCTGCGTCAGCCTTTACCAATGAGAGAGCCAAGGACATCTGTGTCGCAGAATATAAGGCAAAAGAGGAAGAGGCAAAATACAACAAATTACCTTTCGACGTTAACTCACAATATGAACATTATGTGAATTGTACG AAACATGGGCAGGGTTTGCAAGAGAGAATGAAACATATACAAAGGAGCATAGATCATCTTGGACTATTAGACGACAAAGGAAATGCAATCAGTGAAGACGTAAAGAACCAAGCCACAGGTGCCCTTAAGAAAATGCTAGAAGACCTGGCAGAG GCAACCCCATCCATCTCGGAGATAAGGAAAGCACTCGTCAACAAAATATACGAGGAATTCTCGTTGGTCGACATTGATGACAATTTAGTTCTTGGACACCTCCCA ccaacGTTTCAAAGCTTGGTTTCATCATCAGGGCTACAACACAGAAGTAACAACAATTAA
- the LOC135195541 gene encoding uncharacterized protein LOC135195541 isoform X3, which produces MASANKRTTCALATVAIIFIIVIIILCLVPDPCRRHDPRPECKAAKHLPYEGDFTDQQTTSTASPSTTVRTTSTTRKQTEPPTTSPHPPTSTSTFSPSTSSVSSTWSTEESLLEQDTYGTDSSTYSTESSHFTDEDGTTTPVSDLPETTIVVEAFDNETTTTDSFNMTTEFGGESTTEMYALDYNVTEGDSTTEMYVLDYNITTTDVISTTLELNTTANVTEMPTTTEIEMSTGVSTTETAETTTETELSTTMTAGVTNATDSSTTTVESTTEAHLYPVSLQPPAAPKGVCDTEVCTEVARRMLDMMDPGDVDPCDDFYQYSCGGVLDDPFLKPEDPQVFADKIIKEALTYGPKDDEDLENLFVTYDSCLNYSNYNEDERFTSAREVFEELGYQFSPLPGSEFDVGEALLKMMKRHFTPFFDINIDIPQDEETISLKMVLPTAASAFTNERAKDICVAEYKAKEEEAKYNKLPFDVNSQYEHYVNCTKHGQGLQERMKHIQRSIDHLGLLDDKGNAISEDVKNQATGALKKMLEDLAEATPSISEIRKALVNKIYEEFSLVDIDDNLVLGHLPFKMSKFIRDLLGIQIFDHLK; this is translated from the exons ATGGCGAGTGCAAACAAAAGGACCACCTGCGCCTTGGCGACGGTGGCCATCATCTTCATCATAGTGATCATCATCTTGTGCCTGGTGCCCGACCCTTGTCGCAGACACGACCCGCGCCCGGAGtgtaag GCCGCAAAACATTTGCCCTACGAAGGTGACTTTACAGACCAGCAGACAACTTCAACAGCCAGTCCCTCAACAACAGTAAGAACCACATCAACAACGAGGAAACAAACAGAACCCCCTACAACATCCCCTCACCCACCAACATCGACCTCAACATTCTCACCCTCAACTTCTTCAGTCTCATCCACTTGGTCAACAGAGGAATCACTACTGGAACAAGACACATACGGCACTGACTCCTCCACTTACAGTACAGAATCCAGTCACTTCACCGATGAAGATGGTACTACAACACCAGTATCTGACTTACCCGAGACTACAATTGTGGTTGAAGCTTTTGATAATGAAACTACTACAACAGACTCATTCAACATGACAACAGAGTTTGGAGGAGAAAGTACAACTGAAATGTATGCTTTGGACTACAATGTCACTGAAGGAGATAGTACAACTGAAATGTATGTATTGGACTACAAT ATCactacaactgatgtcatatctACCACTCTTGAACTGAATACGACGGCAAATGTGACAGAAATGCCTACTACAACTGAAATAGAAATGTCAACGGGTGTGTCTACTACAGAAACTGCTGAGACAACAACTGAAACAGAACTGTCTACTACAATGACTGCTGGGGTAACAAATGCGACAGATTCTTCTACTACAACAGTGGAATCTACAACAGAGGCCCACTTGTATCCTGTAAGCCTCCAACCTCCAGCTG cACCTAAAGGGGTGTGTGACACAGAGGTCTGCACAGAAGTGGCAAGGCGGATGCTGGACATGATGGACCCGGGAGATGTTGATCCTTGTGAC GACTTCTACCAGTATTCATGCGGAGGTGTGCTGGACGACCCATTTCTGAAACCAGAAGACCCACAGGTTTTTGCAGACAAAATCATTAAAG AGGCCCTAACCTATGGCCCAAAGGACGATGAAGATCTGGAGAATCTCTTCGTCACATATGATTCTTGTCTGAACTACAGTAACTACAATGAGGATGAACGTTTCACGAGCGCCCGGGAAGTCTTTGAGGAACTTGGGTATCAATTCAGCCCACTACCAGGATCCGAATTTGATGTTGGAGAAGCTTTGCTCAAAATGATGAAGAGGCACTT TACACCATTCTTCGACATTAATATTGACATTCCTCAAGATGAGGAGACTATCAGCTTAAAGATGGTTCTGCCAACCGCTGCGTCAGCCTTTACCAATGAGAGAGCCAAGGACATCTGTGTCGCAGAATATAAGGCAAAAGAGGAAGAGGCAAAATACAACAAATTACCTTTCGACGTTAACTCACAATATGAACATTATGTGAATTGTACG AAACATGGGCAGGGTTTGCAAGAGAGAATGAAACATATACAAAGGAGCATAGATCATCTTGGACTATTAGACGACAAAGGAAATGCAATCAGTGAAGACGTAAAGAACCAAGCCACAGGTGCCCTTAAGAAAATGCTAGAAGACCTGGCAGAG GCAACCCCATCCATCTCGGAGATAAGGAAAGCACTCGTCAACAAAATATACGAGGAATTCTCGTTGGTCGACATTGATGACAATTTAGTTCTTGGACACCTCCCA